In a genomic window of Hydrogenimonas thermophila:
- a CDS encoding replication-associated recombination protein A — translation MNRNFALLYRPKSLDDFIGQEHLLGKSAPLRALMEQESLQHSFFYGPPGVGKTTLARIIANKLDRPFYELNATTLKIDELRSIFKQYSQALQKPLIFIDEVHRLTKTQQEVLLPFMERYDALIIGASTENPYFSLTAAMRSRSLLFEFKPFTTDHLKIMLEKVTSNEALTLSEDAKQYLLDSSGGDMRAMLNLLDAASSINSTIEVETLKQLRPVSFHDSSNSSDTHYNLISAMIKSMRGSDIDAALYYMARLIVGGEPPEFIARRMVIFASEDIGNANPNALGIAVDTMTAVSRIGYPEARIILSQCLVYLTSSPKSNAAYTAINKAIKCVEQGELLPVPEHLQSPLHKGYLYPHDFGGWVKQEYLTKPLNFYKSKGMAFEKRLDEWIEKITRRERS, via the coding sequence TTGAATCGAAACTTTGCCCTACTCTATCGACCAAAATCGTTAGATGATTTTATTGGTCAAGAGCATCTGCTTGGAAAGTCTGCTCCACTGCGTGCTCTTATGGAACAAGAGTCTTTGCAACATAGCTTTTTTTATGGGCCACCAGGTGTAGGAAAAACTACCCTAGCCCGTATAATTGCCAATAAGCTTGATAGACCCTTTTATGAGTTAAATGCTACAACACTTAAAATTGATGAACTGAGATCTATCTTCAAGCAATATAGTCAAGCACTTCAAAAGCCACTTATTTTTATAGATGAAGTACACAGGTTGACTAAAACGCAGCAAGAGGTTCTTTTACCTTTTATGGAGCGTTATGATGCACTTATTATTGGAGCATCGACTGAGAACCCCTACTTCTCACTAACTGCAGCTATGCGTTCACGATCTCTGCTTTTTGAGTTTAAACCTTTTACAACAGATCATTTAAAAATAATGCTAGAGAAAGTAACTTCAAATGAAGCGTTAACATTAAGTGAGGATGCAAAGCAGTATCTTCTTGATTCAAGCGGTGGAGATATGCGTGCAATGTTAAATTTGCTTGATGCCGCAAGCTCTATAAATTCAACTATTGAAGTCGAAACTCTTAAACAACTGCGTCCTGTCTCTTTTCATGATAGCTCCAACAGTAGCGATACCCACTACAACCTAATTAGCGCTATGATTAAAAGTATGCGCGGAAGCGACATAGATGCAGCACTATATTATATGGCAAGACTCATAGTCGGAGGTGAGCCGCCTGAGTTTATTGCACGCCGTATGGTGATATTTGCCAGTGAAGATATTGGAAATGCCAATCCAAATGCCTTAGGTATAGCTGTTGATACAATGACAGCTGTAAGTCGCATTGGTTACCCTGAAGCCCGTATTATTTTATCTCAATGCCTTGTTTATCTTACATCCTCTCCTAAATCCAATGCTGCTTATACAGCTATTAATAAAGCTATAAAATGTGTTGAACAAGGGGAGTTGTTACCAGTGCCTGAACACCTGCAAAGCCCTTTGCATAAAGGGTATCTATATCCGCACGATTTTGGCGGATGGGTAAAACAGGAATACCTGACAAAACCTTTGAATTTCTACAAATCCAAAGGTATGGCTTTTGAAAAACGGCTGGATGAGTGGATCGAAAAGATTACTAGAAGAGAACGCTCCTAA
- a CDS encoding type II toxin-antitoxin system PemK/MazF family toxin encodes MKRGEIYLVNFGKKYNSEFGKIRPAVIIQNDVANRQIEILIR; translated from the coding sequence GTGAAACGAGGTGAAATTTATCTGGTAAATTTCGGAAAAAAGTACAATAGTGAGTTTGGAAAAATTAGACCGGCAGTCATCATTCAAAATGATGTTGCAAATAGACAAATAGAAATATTGATAAGGTAG
- a CDS encoding malic enzyme-like NAD(P)-binding protein has protein sequence MPNNITKEEVLNYHKGGKIGIAITKPCDTARDLSMAYTPGVADPCLEIEKDSSLAYSYTNKANLVAVITNGTAVLGLGDIGAAASKPVMEGKSVLFKKFANVDAFDIEIDEKDPKKLIEICKALEPTFGGINLEDIKAPECFEIEEKLKQITNIPVMHDDQHGTAIITTAGLMNALELTGKDISKMKIVVIGAGAAGIACAKMYRLLGAKHIVMLDSKGVIHTGRNDLNPYKAQFALQTDDRTLEDAMNGADMLLGLSRAGIVTKDMVASMAPDPIIFALANPVPEILPEEVAKVRDDVMMGTGRSDYPNQVNNVLGFPFIFRGALDVRATAITEKMKMAAAKALADLTKEPVPQYVKDAYNGEELVFGPDYLIPKPFDKRVLLWESAAVAKAAVEDGVAQIDNFDYCKYRAKLAAEIGLVLAGPC, from the coding sequence GTGCCTAATAACATAACTAAAGAAGAGGTACTAAACTACCATAAGGGCGGTAAAATAGGTATTGCCATAACAAAACCGTGCGATACTGCACGGGATCTCTCTATGGCATATACACCAGGTGTGGCAGATCCTTGTTTAGAGATAGAGAAGGATTCCTCCTTAGCCTACTCTTATACAAACAAAGCAAATCTTGTTGCTGTTATAACAAATGGTACAGCTGTTTTAGGTTTGGGCGATATAGGGGCAGCTGCCAGCAAACCTGTTATGGAAGGAAAGTCTGTACTCTTTAAAAAGTTTGCAAATGTAGATGCTTTTGATATTGAGATAGATGAAAAAGACCCCAAAAAACTGATAGAGATATGCAAAGCGCTTGAACCTACTTTTGGCGGTATTAACCTTGAAGATATCAAAGCTCCTGAGTGCTTTGAGATAGAAGAGAAGTTAAAACAGATAACAAATATCCCTGTTATGCATGATGATCAACACGGTACTGCCATCATTACAACAGCCGGTCTAATGAATGCATTGGAGTTGACTGGCAAAGATATCTCTAAAATGAAAATAGTTGTTATTGGTGCTGGAGCTGCTGGAATAGCTTGTGCAAAAATGTACAGGCTGCTTGGCGCAAAACATATTGTAATGCTTGATTCTAAGGGAGTTATTCATACCGGACGAAATGATTTAAACCCTTATAAAGCACAATTTGCACTACAAACAGATGACAGGACTCTTGAAGACGCAATGAATGGAGCTGATATGCTTCTTGGGCTCTCTCGTGCTGGAATTGTTACCAAAGATATGGTTGCTTCAATGGCTCCAGACCCTATTATATTTGCATTAGCCAACCCGGTTCCTGAGATTTTGCCTGAAGAGGTTGCAAAAGTAAGAGATGATGTAATGATGGGAACTGGTCGCAGTGATTATCCTAACCAAGTAAACAATGTTTTAGGGTTTCCTTTTATCTTTCGTGGAGCATTAGATGTAAGAGCAACAGCCATAACAGAGAAAATGAAGATGGCAGCTGCAAAAGCATTGGCAGACTTAACAAAAGAGCCTGTACCGCAATATGTTAAAGATGCATATAATGGCGAAGAACTAGTTTTTGGACCTGATTATCTAATACCAAAACCATTTGACAAACGTGTTTTACTATGGGAATCAGCAGCTGTAGCAAAAGCAGCAGTAGAAGATGGAGTAGCACAAATAGATAACTTTGATTACTGTAAATATAGAGCAAAGCTAGCAGCTGAAATTGGTCTAGTTTTAGCAGGACCTTGCTAA
- the gltX gene encoding glutamate--tRNA ligase, translated as MVVTRFAPSPTGFLHIGGLRTALYNYLWARRNGGKFKLRIEDTDQSRNSAEATKAILEAFDWVGMNYDGDAVYQSDRFELYKQYIQQLLDEDKAYYCYMTKEELDALREEQMARKERPRYDGRYRDFKGTPPAGVDPVVRIKAPLDGEIVFEDGIKGTITIKADEVDDFIIARSDGTPTYNFVVAIDDALMGMTDVIRGDDHLYNTPKQIIVYEALGFKLPRFYHVPMILGEGGKKLSKRDGAADVMDYKRMGYLPEALLNFLVRLGWSHGDQEIFSMEEMLEHFDPCDINASASQYNPDKLLWLNSHYIKNSSNDRLAKLLEDFGLYLLSHDKREILLDIFKERCKTLKEMAEQIKEVLEAPESYDSKAIKKAMKGDAVQILDSFVKKLENAETLHLPTDYHKVLENFVKEQEIGFGKIGMPLRVALIGRLGGPDLSDIMSIIGRYETAGRIKNLLNYMKETSA; from the coding sequence ATGGTTGTAACACGTTTTGCTCCGTCACCGACGGGATTTTTACATATTGGTGGACTAAGAACTGCACTATATAACTACTTGTGGGCACGCAGAAATGGTGGAAAGTTCAAACTTAGAATAGAAGATACAGACCAAAGCAGAAACTCTGCTGAAGCTACAAAAGCCATATTGGAGGCATTTGACTGGGTTGGAATGAATTATGACGGAGATGCTGTTTATCAGTCTGATCGTTTTGAGCTGTATAAACAGTATATTCAACAATTGTTGGATGAGGATAAAGCTTACTACTGCTACATGACAAAAGAGGAGCTTGATGCTTTGAGAGAGGAGCAGATGGCACGTAAAGAGCGCCCAAGATACGATGGTCGTTACAGAGATTTCAAAGGAACACCGCCTGCTGGAGTTGATCCTGTTGTTAGAATCAAAGCACCTTTAGATGGAGAGATTGTCTTTGAAGATGGTATAAAAGGAACCATTACCATAAAAGCAGATGAAGTAGATGACTTTATTATTGCCAGAAGTGATGGTACTCCAACATACAACTTTGTTGTTGCAATAGATGATGCGCTTATGGGCATGACAGATGTCATAAGAGGAGATGATCATCTCTACAATACTCCTAAACAAATAATTGTATATGAAGCTCTTGGCTTTAAGTTGCCGCGTTTTTATCATGTACCGATGATACTAGGTGAGGGCGGTAAGAAGCTTTCCAAACGTGACGGAGCGGCAGATGTTATGGATTATAAGCGTATGGGGTATCTGCCTGAAGCACTTTTAAACTTCCTCGTCAGACTTGGATGGAGCCACGGAGATCAAGAGATTTTCAGTATGGAAGAGATGCTTGAACATTTTGATCCATGTGACATAAATGCTTCTGCTTCACAATATAACCCTGACAAACTTCTTTGGCTGAACTCTCACTATATTAAAAATAGTTCAAACGACAGACTGGCAAAGTTACTGGAGGATTTTGGATTATACCTTTTAAGTCATGACAAACGAGAGATTTTGCTCGATATATTTAAAGAGAGATGCAAAACTTTAAAAGAGATGGCAGAGCAGATTAAAGAGGTGCTTGAAGCTCCTGAAAGCTACGATAGTAAAGCAATCAAAAAGGCTATGAAAGGTGATGCTGTTCAGATTCTTGATAGCTTTGTAAAAAAGCTTGAAAATGCAGAGACTCTTCATCTACCAACTGATTACCATAAAGTTTTAGAAAATTTTGTAAAAGAGCAAGAGATTGGATTTGGAAAAATTGGTATGCCTCTTAGAGTAGCTCTAATTGGTCGCCTTGGAGGTCCTGATTTGAGTGATATTATGAGTATCATAGGCAGATATGAAACAGCAGGAAGAATAAAAAATTTATTAAATTATATGAAGGAAACCAGTGCCTAA
- a CDS encoding peptidylprolyl isomerase — translation MKKTLKLFSISLLFGFTTSFGGLVDAVSIVVDGEPITLYEVYKTGQETGLPKEKAVEYLIKERLKDKELKRLAIVIDDFDVNQEIERIAQQNGIDSLKLRTILVNKGVDWDKYKQSIKEKLQQQRLYQKILSTKIQQPSEETLKEYYQLHKDEFSIPEAINVIQYSAPSRQALQQVMQNPMASVPGVTQQAQTIPSEKLNQQLLFMLTKTPKGEFTQIIPAGGQFVTFFIQDFVNKKPIPFEKVKERVYAKWMEEKRKEAIESHFEKMRAAANIKVLRMP, via the coding sequence ATGAAAAAAACTTTGAAACTCTTTTCGATTTCGCTTCTTTTTGGATTTACAACCTCTTTTGGGGGGCTTGTTGATGCTGTTAGTATTGTAGTTGATGGTGAACCAATTACACTTTATGAAGTTTATAAAACAGGACAAGAGACAGGATTGCCAAAAGAGAAAGCTGTAGAGTACTTAATTAAAGAGCGTCTTAAAGATAAAGAGCTTAAACGCCTAGCAATTGTGATTGATGATTTTGATGTAAATCAGGAAATTGAGCGTATTGCACAGCAAAATGGAATAGACTCTCTGAAGCTTAGAACAATCCTTGTAAACAAAGGCGTAGACTGGGATAAATACAAACAAAGCATTAAAGAGAAACTTCAGCAACAACGTCTCTATCAAAAGATTTTAAGTACAAAAATACAACAACCTAGTGAAGAGACTCTTAAAGAGTATTATCAGCTCCATAAAGATGAGTTTTCCATACCTGAAGCAATAAATGTTATACAATATTCAGCACCAAGCAGACAAGCTTTACAGCAGGTTATGCAAAACCCTATGGCGTCTGTTCCTGGAGTTACACAGCAAGCACAAACGATTCCATCTGAAAAACTAAATCAACAACTTCTATTTATGCTGACAAAGACTCCAAAAGGAGAATTTACACAAATCATTCCAGCAGGTGGTCAGTTTGTTACTTTTTTTATTCAAGACTTTGTAAACAAAAAGCCTATTCCTTTTGAGAAGGTTAAAGAACGTGTTTATGCAAAGTGGATGGAAGAGAAACGAAAAGAGGCTATAGAGAGCCACTTTGAGAAGATGCGTGCTGCTGCAAATATAAAAGTACTTAGAATGCCTTAA
- a CDS encoding DUF481 domain-containing protein: MIKLTRFIAPLLVAVPLFAYINVTPIEVGEEPGTTGSLAFSLSTKRGNVETNEYTVDADIRYDSNSTYALWFFGGYNYAKAHDTEIENSSFAHMRYLHVLTPELYGEAFIQTEQDKFKDLSNRSLIGADARYRFFSSSKYGKGYISLGTLLETIRYKNPQIDPNEDNIRLSTYLFYTKKFESKATFNAFAYYQPCINEFSDYTIISMAEVQFPIYKNFHLVVSIKANYDSRPPKFSDIKNYDVTQKTALMWKF; the protein is encoded by the coding sequence ATGATAAAGTTAACACGTTTTATTGCCCCACTGCTTGTAGCTGTTCCTCTTTTTGCTTATATAAATGTAACACCTATTGAAGTTGGAGAAGAGCCAGGTACTACTGGTTCACTGGCTTTCTCTTTATCTACTAAACGTGGCAATGTGGAAACTAATGAGTATACAGTAGATGCAGATATACGATATGATAGTAATAGCACATATGCTCTATGGTTTTTTGGTGGATATAATTATGCAAAGGCACATGATACTGAGATAGAAAATAGTTCATTTGCACATATGCGTTATTTGCATGTGTTAACACCTGAGCTTTATGGCGAAGCATTTATCCAGACAGAGCAGGATAAGTTTAAAGACCTTTCAAATCGTTCACTCATAGGAGCAGATGCACGTTACCGCTTCTTTTCAAGCTCAAAATATGGAAAAGGTTACATAAGCTTAGGTACTTTACTTGAAACTATTCGATATAAAAATCCGCAAATTGATCCTAATGAAGATAATATTCGCTTAAGTACTTATCTTTTTTATACTAAAAAGTTTGAGTCTAAAGCTACTTTTAATGCATTTGCTTACTATCAGCCATGTATTAATGAATTTTCTGACTATACTATTATATCTATGGCAGAAGTACAATTTCCAATATATAAAAACTTTCATCTTGTAGTCAGCATTAAAGCCAACTATGACTCAAGACCACCAAAATTCTCAGATATTAAAAATTATGATGTAACGCAAAAAACAGCTCTTATGTGGAAATTTTAG
- a CDS encoding acetyl-CoA carboxylase biotin carboxylase subunit, whose amino-acid sequence MAEIKRILIANRGEIALRAIRTIKEMGKEAVAVYSTADKDASYLHLADATICIGGPKSSDSYLNIPAIIAAAEVSECDAIFPGYGFLSENQSFVEICQYHNIKFIGPSVEVMALMSDKSKAKQVMKEAGVPVIPGSDGAVKSVDEAKKLAKEMGFPVILKAAAGGGGRGMRVVEDESYIENAFLAAESEAITAFGDGTIYMEKFIENPRHIEVQVLADSHGNAVHIGERDCSMQRRHQKLIEESPALFLDDETRARLHEAAVKATKHIGYESAGTFEFLVDKHKNFYFMEMNTRLQVEHCVSEMVSGIDIIEWMIRIAEGEKLFDQSAVCLKGHAIECRITAEDPVNFMPCPGKINKWIAPGGKDVRIDSHAHAGYIIPQHYDSMIGKVIVWGEDRDRAIKKMRRAMDEFEIGGVKTVIDFHRRMMRNPDFIENRFDTKYLESHL is encoded by the coding sequence ATGGCTGAAATCAAACGTATTCTAATCGCCAACAGAGGTGAGATTGCACTACGGGCTATCCGTACAATTAAAGAGATGGGTAAAGAGGCAGTTGCAGTCTACTCTACTGCCGATAAAGATGCATCATATCTTCATCTTGCAGATGCAACTATCTGTATAGGTGGACCAAAAAGTAGTGATAGTTATTTGAACATTCCAGCCATCATAGCTGCAGCTGAAGTTAGTGAATGTGATGCGATCTTTCCCGGTTACGGTTTTTTAAGTGAAAATCAGAGTTTTGTAGAAATCTGCCAATATCATAATATAAAATTTATTGGTCCAAGCGTTGAAGTTATGGCTCTTATGAGCGATAAATCAAAAGCAAAACAGGTTATGAAAGAGGCTGGCGTACCTGTTATTCCAGGAAGTGACGGTGCTGTTAAATCTGTTGATGAAGCAAAGAAACTTGCAAAAGAGATGGGATTTCCTGTCATTCTTAAAGCAGCAGCAGGTGGCGGTGGACGTGGTATGCGTGTTGTTGAAGATGAAAGCTACATCGAAAATGCTTTTTTAGCAGCTGAGAGTGAAGCTATTACTGCATTTGGCGATGGAACTATCTATATGGAAAAATTTATTGAAAATCCGCGCCACATAGAGGTACAAGTACTTGCTGACAGTCACGGAAATGCAGTACATATAGGTGAACGGGATTGCTCTATGCAGCGTCGTCACCAAAAACTCATTGAAGAGTCACCAGCTCTATTTTTAGATGACGAAACACGTGCCAGACTACACGAAGCAGCAGTAAAAGCAACCAAGCACATAGGTTATGAGAGTGCAGGAACATTTGAGTTTTTGGTTGACAAGCATAAAAACTTCTACTTTATGGAGATGAATACACGCTTGCAGGTAGAACACTGTGTCAGTGAAATGGTAAGCGGTATCGATATTATTGAATGGATGATCCGCATTGCTGAGGGTGAAAAACTTTTTGATCAAAGTGCTGTTTGCTTAAAAGGGCATGCTATTGAGTGTAGGATTACAGCAGAAGATCCTGTAAACTTTATGCCATGTCCTGGAAAGATCAATAAATGGATCGCTCCAGGAGGAAAAGATGTTCGCATAGACAGCCATGCACATGCAGGTTATATCATTCCTCAGCACTATGACTCTATGATAGGCAAAGTAATTGTTTGGGGTGAAGATCGTGATCGTGCCATTAAAAAGATGCGTCGTGCAATGGATGAATTTGAGATAGGCGGTGTAAAAACTGTAATCGATTTTCATCGCCGTATGATGAGAAACCCTGATTTTATAGAGAATCGTTTCGATACAAAATATTTAGAATCTCACCTTTAA
- the accB gene encoding acetyl-CoA carboxylase biotin carboxyl carrier protein: MNLKEIKELIKVFNSSDLSKLKVENGDFGLTLEKGGVAVATAPVQAAPVQQVQASAPVEAPVAEAEKKVADNADKITSPMVGTFYRAPSPDSPPFVNVGDTVRKGQTLCILEAMKIMNELEAEFDCKILDILVEDGQPVEYDMPLFLVEKV, encoded by the coding sequence ATGAATTTGAAAGAGATAAAAGAGCTTATAAAAGTATTTAATAGTAGTGATTTGAGTAAATTGAAAGTTGAAAATGGCGACTTTGGATTGACTCTCGAAAAGGGTGGTGTAGCAGTTGCAACAGCACCTGTGCAGGCTGCTCCTGTTCAGCAAGTTCAAGCTTCAGCTCCTGTTGAAGCACCTGTAGCAGAGGCTGAAAAGAAAGTTGCAGACAATGCTGACAAAATAACTTCACCTATGGTTGGAACATTTTATCGTGCACCATCTCCAGACTCACCTCCATTTGTAAATGTGGGAGATACTGTTAGAAAAGGGCAGACTCTCTGTATTTTAGAAGCAATGAAGATTATGAATGAGCTTGAAGCTGAGTTTGATTGCAAAATTCTTGATATTCTTGTTGAAGATGGTCAGCCAGTTGAGTATGATATGCCACTCTTTTTAGTAGAGAAGGTTTGA
- the dcd gene encoding dCTP deaminase encodes MGLKSDSWIREIALKEKMIEPFCEDQVGKGVVSYGLSSYGYDIRVSDEFKIFTNVNAEVVDPKHFDERNVVDFKGDVCIVPPNSFALARTVEYFRIPRNVLAICLGKSTYARCGIIVNVTPFEPEFEGHITIEISNTTPLPAKIYANEGIAQVLFFEGDEMCEVSYKDKSGKYQAQTGITLPRILDGE; translated from the coding sequence ATGGGTCTTAAAAGCGATAGCTGGATACGAGAAATTGCGCTTAAAGAGAAGATGATCGAACCATTTTGTGAAGATCAGGTAGGTAAAGGTGTAGTTAGTTACGGACTCAGCAGTTACGGTTATGATATTCGTGTAAGTGATGAGTTTAAAATCTTTACCAATGTTAATGCTGAAGTGGTTGATCCAAAACACTTTGATGAGCGTAATGTTGTTGATTTTAAAGGTGATGTCTGCATAGTACCACCAAACTCTTTTGCTTTAGCAAGGACTGTTGAATACTTTAGAATTCCAAGAAATGTATTGGCAATCTGTCTGGGCAAAAGCACATATGCACGCTGTGGAATCATTGTCAATGTTACTCCATTTGAGCCAGAATTTGAAGGCCACATCACGATAGAGATATCAAACACCACCCCTCTTCCGGCAAAAATATATGCTAATGAAGGTATAGCACAAGTTCTCTTCTTTGAAGGTGATGAGATGTGTGAAGTAAGCTATAAAGACAAATCAGGAAAATATCAAGCACAAACAGGCATTACACTGCCTCGTATTTTGGATGGGGAGTGA
- a CDS encoding c-type cytochrome, producing the protein MKQNLILIFIILFATVAFLINRSRLHTTQSNLNHIDHKKEKHLHQNSKEKIEDIHSVKYLESYIEDVINNGSSQKLGFAYGDMQAGFADKDAAKKIAAYVVTLSGKQPTHPEWVKEGHTFYISNCGGCHGEDGKGIHGTFPDLTRETLLGIERR; encoded by the coding sequence GTGAAACAGAACCTCATCCTAATTTTCATCATATTATTTGCTACTGTCGCATTCCTCATCAACCGATCACGCTTGCATACTACACAAAGCAACCTTAATCATATTGACCATAAAAAAGAGAAACATTTACACCAAAATAGTAAAGAAAAGATTGAAGATATACATTCAGTAAAGTATCTAGAATCCTATATAGAGGATGTCATAAATAACGGCTCATCTCAAAAACTTGGATTTGCATATGGAGATATGCAAGCAGGTTTTGCCGACAAAGATGCTGCCAAAAAGATAGCAGCTTATGTCGTAACACTCTCTGGCAAACAACCAACACATCCAGAATGGGTTAAAGAGGGACACACATTCTACATAAGCAACTGCGGAGGGTGCCACGGCGAAGATGGCAAAGGTATTCACGGCACATTTCCTGATCTTACAAGAGAAACTCTTCTTGGCATAGAACGCCGCTGA
- the asnB gene encoding asparagine synthase (glutamine-hydrolyzing): MCGIFGIIGKYDKTKAKKAYETLSHRGPDSCGVVAKDNLFLGHYRLSIIDPLPEANQPMQIDNTTILMNGEIYNYRELKSKLDTAFKTQSDTEVAVAAFKQWGEKMPKHLRGMYAIAIIEDGLVHLFRDPFGKKPLYYAKMEDSFIFASEIKAILAMYPQIKWSRDSITSYLSYQSTISPNTFFKEIHQLEPGSYLKYDGKEIYVSVDEEDIFTYGSDKLDIDQLEKLLIESIRYRLVSDVTIGALLSGGVDSSLVAALACKLSKDPLPTFTVGYKGFEKYDERKFAEIVANHIGSDHHSFEMGMDDFLESSEELISHMDEPFGDPAAIPLWFLTKKIKEQGVKVILSGDGADELFFGYRPYYEMIDIEKARDLKYKNWLRNYFRSNYSPNREWEWYKRIFDDSILFRSSAELFTDLQQNRLLKQNVKDDQSLLWIEHYAKRSKEVTGPWWYSYIDIKVQLGEVFLKKLDRVSMAHGIEARSPFMDRVLVQKLFSCDPKWRIGEKPKWLLKKVAKRYLPIEIIERKKKGFSYPFIEWLTAAGELDKLKQINAKLKLFDSEALKFMIEKSKKGRFKHHLYAVWFLCRWIEKH; encoded by the coding sequence GTGTGTGGAATATTTGGAATCATAGGCAAGTATGACAAAACCAAAGCAAAAAAAGCTTACGAAACTCTTTCTCATCGTGGACCAGACAGTTGTGGAGTGGTAGCCAAAGATAATCTTTTTTTAGGTCATTATCGTTTAAGCATTATAGATCCTTTGCCTGAAGCCAATCAGCCTATGCAAATCGATAATACAACCATCTTGATGAATGGTGAAATCTATAATTACCGTGAACTAAAGAGCAAGCTTGACACAGCTTTTAAAACCCAAAGCGATACAGAAGTTGCAGTAGCTGCATTTAAGCAGTGGGGTGAAAAGATGCCAAAACATCTTCGTGGAATGTATGCCATAGCAATCATAGAGGATGGTTTAGTGCATCTATTTCGTGATCCTTTTGGCAAAAAACCACTCTATTATGCAAAAATGGAAGATAGCTTTATATTTGCTTCTGAAATAAAGGCTATCCTTGCAATGTACCCTCAAATTAAATGGTCTAGAGATAGCATAACTTCCTATCTTTCATATCAATCCACAATCAGTCCAAATACATTTTTTAAAGAGATTCATCAATTAGAACCAGGTAGCTATCTTAAGTATGATGGCAAAGAGATTTATGTTAGTGTTGATGAGGAAGATATCTTTACATATGGAAGTGATAAATTAGATATTGATCAGCTTGAAAAACTCTTAATAGAGAGTATCAGATACAGGCTGGTAAGTGATGTAACCATCGGTGCACTTTTAAGCGGAGGTGTTGACAGTTCACTTGTTGCGGCATTGGCTTGTAAGCTTTCAAAAGATCCTCTTCCGACATTTACAGTAGGGTATAAAGGTTTTGAAAAGTATGATGAACGCAAGTTTGCTGAAATAGTTGCAAATCATATTGGAAGTGATCATCACTCATTTGAGATGGGAATGGATGACTTTTTGGAATCTAGCGAAGAGTTAATTTCGCATATGGATGAACCATTTGGCGACCCAGCGGCTATACCTCTTTGGTTTTTAACCAAAAAGATAAAAGAGCAGGGTGTTAAAGTAATTCTTAGCGGTGATGGAGCAGATGAACTCTTTTTTGGATATCGTCCATATTATGAGATGATCGACATTGAAAAGGCAAGAGATTTAAAATATAAAAACTGGCTGCGTAACTACTTTAGAAGCAATTACAGCCCAAACAGAGAGTGGGAGTGGTATAAACGCATTTTTGATGACTCAATTCTTTTTAGATCTTCAGCAGAACTATTTACAGATTTACAGCAAAACAGGCTTTTAAAGCAAAATGTAAAAGATGATCAGTCTCTTTTGTGGATAGAGCATTATGCTAAACGATCCAAAGAGGTGACTGGTCCCTGGTGGTATAGCTATATAGATATTAAAGTTCAACTTGGAGAGGTTTTTTTAAAAAAGCTAGATAGAGTTAGTATGGCACATGGTATAGAGGCAAGAAGTCCTTTTATGGACAGAGTGCTTGTTCAAAAACTCTTTTCTTGCGATCCTAAATGGCGAATTGGTGAAAAACCAAAATGGCTTTTAAAAAAGGTAGCAAAACGATACTTACCTATAGAGATAATAGAGCGAAAGAAAAAAGGATTTTCCTATCCTTTTATAGAGTGGCTAACTGCTGCTGGAGAGTTGGATAAGCTAAAACAAATTAATGCAAAACTGAAGCTTTTTGACAGTGAAGCTCTAAAATTTATGATAGAAAAATCAAAAAAGGGACGTTTTAAACACCACCTTTATGCGGTTTGGTTTCTTTGCCGGTGGATTGAAAAGCATTAG
- the mazF gene encoding endoribonuclease MazF, protein MKSGSYIPDRGDIVWLNFTPQAGHEQKGKRPALVISPKIYNEKTSLCICVPITSKVKGYPFEVSLPKKLPIEGVILSDQVKNLDFMARDVTFICKLPNSVVQKVQKNILALVGDF, encoded by the coding sequence ATGAAGAGTGGTAGTTATATTCCTGATAGAGGAGATATTGTTTGGTTAAATTTTACACCACAAGCAGGACACGAACAAAAAGGTAAGAGACCAGCTTTAGTAATATCTCCAAAAATCTATAATGAAAAGACTTCTTTATGTATCTGTGTGCCGATAACTTCTAAAGTAAAAGGTTACCCTTTTGAAGTAAGCTTGCCCAAAAAATTACCTATAGAAGGGGTTATTTTGTCTGATCAAGTAAAAAACCTTGATTTTATGGCAAGAGATGTAACTTTTATATGTAAATTACCAAACAGTGTAGTACAAAAGGTTCAAAAAAATATATTAGCACTTGTTGGAGACTTTTAG